One Numenius arquata chromosome 10, bNumArq3.hap1.1, whole genome shotgun sequence DNA segment encodes these proteins:
- the SGPL1 gene encoding sphingosine-1-phosphate lyase 1, protein MDAIMPYKEILQLYWEKVTGFVNAQCDGLEPWQLVGLTFSSTLISVWLHGFLFQSESLTSRTKKQFFKLLRKMPFVGAIIQKKIDEALNDVTSSLSFLKDEKDYIKALPEQGMSQPEVLEKMKEYSSKGDVRWQDGKVSGTVYSGEEKLTRLLVKVYEEFAWSNPLHPDIFPGLRKMEAEVVRMACTLFNGGPNSCGAMTSGGTESILMACKAYRDLAYERGIKQPEMLVPVSAHAAFDKAAHYFGLKLIHIPLTKAMEVDVQAMRRAISKNTAMLVCSAPQFPHGIMDPIEEVAELAVKFKIPFHVDACLGGFLIAFMDKAGFPLKRPFDFRVKGVTSISADTHKYGYAPKGSSVVLYSDKKYRSYQFFIAPDWQGGIYASPSVAGSRPGGIIAACWATLMHIGESGYVEATKRIIKTARFLESELRKIDSIFIFGKPEVSVLSIGSDTFDIYRLSNFLAAKGWNLNVLQFPSSIHLCITQLHTKPGVAEQFLKDVKDSIEDIMKDLNAKTTGMGAIYGMAQSVPDRSLVAEISQAYLDGLYSTDVPCSEKHMNGSPGHH, encoded by the exons GATGCCATTATGCCCTACAAGGAAATCCTCCAGCTGTATTGGGAGAAAGTAACCGGCTTTGTGAATGCCCAGTGTGATGGACTTGAACCCTGGCAACTTGTTGGGTTGACGTTTTCTTCTACACTTATAAGTGTATGGCTGCATGGCTTCCTTTTCCAGTCTGAGA GTTTAACGTCCCGAACTAAAAAACAGTTCTTTAAACTACTGAGAAAAATGCCGTTTGTTGGGGCTATA aTTCAAAAGAAGATTGATGAAGCCTTGAATGATGTCACTTCCAGTTTATCCTTCCTGAAAGATGAAAAGGATTATATCAAAGCGCTGCCGGAACAAGGCATGAGCCAGCCTGAAGTACTAGAGAAGATGAAAGAGTACAGCTCAAAAG gaGATGTACGTTGGCAGGATGGGAAAGTCTCTGGGACTGTGTACAGTGGTGAAGAGAAACTCACCCGTCTGCTAGTGAAG gTGTATGAAGAGTTTGCCTGGAGTAATCCTCTCCATCCGGATATATTCCCTGGTTTGAGAAAGATGGAAGCGGAAGTAGTGAGGATGGCCTGTACTCTCTTCAACGGGGGCCCCAACTCTTGTGGTGCT ATGACATCTGGGGGCACTGAGAGCATTCTGATGGCCTGCAAGGCGTACCGGGACCTGGCTTACGAGAGAGGCATCAAACAGCCAGAAAT GCTGGTCCCAGTGAGTGCTCATGCAGCGTTTGATAAGGCAGCACACTACTTTGGCCTGAAGTTGATTCACATACCGCTGACCAAGGCTATGGAAGTGGATGTTCAG GCAATGAGGAGAGCTATCTCGAAGAACACAGCCATGCTGGTCTGTTCCGCTCCCCAGTTCCCGCATGGCATTATGGACCCAATTGAAGAGGTGGCAGAG CTTGCAGTGAAGTTCAAAATCCCCTTCCACGTTGACGCCTGCCTGGGTGGTTTTCTCATTGCTTTCATGGACAAGGCAGGGTTCCCTCTAAAGCGTCCATTTGACTTCCGCGTAAAAGGTGTGACCAGCATTTCTGCTGATACCCACAAG TATGGCTACGCTCCCAAGGGCTCCTCAGTGGTGCTGTACAGCGACAAGAAGTACAGGAGCTACCAGTTCTTTATAGCACCTGACTGGCAAGGGGGTATATACGCCTCCCCCTCTGTGGCAGGCTCCAGGCCTGGTGGAATCATAGCTGCGTGCTGGGCAACTCTGATGCACATAGGGGAATCGGGCTATGTTGAAGCTACGAAGAGGATCATTAAAACGGCTCGTTTCCTTGAATCAGA gttgagaAAAATTGACAGCATCTTCATTTTTGGGAAACCTGAGGTGTCTGTCCTCTCCATTGGTTCGGACACTTTCGACATATACCGATTATCTAATTTCTTAGCTGCAAAAGGATGGAACTTAAATGTCCTACAGTTCCCATCAAG catCCATCTCTGCATTACGCAGTTGCACACGAAGCCTGGTGTTGCTGAACAGTTCCTGAAAGATGTCAAAGACAGCATTGAGGATATCATGAAGGACCTCAATGCCAAGACCACAGGCATG GGAGCCATCTATGGAATGGCCCAGTCCGTCCCAGACAGGAGCTTGGTAGCAGAGATTTCTCAGGCATACTTGGACGGCCTCTACAGCACGGATGTTCCTTGTAGTGAAAAGCACATGAACGGCTCTCCCGGCCACCACTGA